A DNA window from Branchiostoma lanceolatum isolate klBraLanc5 chromosome 17, klBraLanc5.hap2, whole genome shotgun sequence contains the following coding sequences:
- the LOC136423406 gene encoding complement component receptor 1-like protein isoform X1 — MLLLTCALLAAVGPLVSGECTLPRPPRMGFFFDVNPRLRSSTGQTLKIECDTGFVPSPSDAMTCRADGTWTDVSCVEEGEACYGEEETVVFDFDRLGTCDLPAPPIMGYFVGVSPADTYGLGDSLTVECNAGFLAVPTNVITCQTDGTWGPTVSCFDADFLMAGPVMMDMGFEEGKLDEVTPPPLAVPDKVCAFPITPVHGNMQVSGMNIGATATFWCDPGFKLTGAGTLHCEDKGQTTGSWSDLYPLCTESAEQAFGGGNDEVVSFTLQTPPNKVCAFPITPAHGHMTVTGTNIGASATFWCDAGFTLTGEGTIHCEDKGLSTGSWSDLYPRCTASEQAFAGGQEEIIFVPEQQTTCALPSPPLFGYFLLLNPPAVSAMGESLVIECDTGYVTSPSNTITCQEDGTWGPTVSCVDEDSNQAFGGGDEVITAPPLVVPDKVCMFPITPMHGHMQVSGMKIGDTVTFWCDSGFSLIGAGTLHCQDKGHSTGSWSDSFPFCAADAAFVADDEVFTLPPLVQPGCRDPDMGDRFYLVGQSWGKHVRGVTYSCECEADQHFSCREGSGLDWAALGFDLQHPPQAQAFAAASPMVVEATSGCFDPDMGQTYDAGRRWAKAVLGEIQVCQCQGAGRGGGRISCRLAGDADVRSGPLQLDACYDEETGQAYLVGQHWIKGQLNQVCNCVRGDHIICQ, encoded by the exons ATGCTTTTGCTAACGTGCGCGTTGCTGGCGGCGGTAGGACCGCTTGTAAGCG GTGAGTGTACGCTCCCTCGCCCACCGAGGATGGGCTTCTTCTTCGACGTGAACCCGCGCCTGCGCTCTAGCACCGGGCAGACCCTGAAGATCGAGTGCGACACCGGGTTCGTGCCCTCGCCCTCTGACGCCATGACCTGTAGGGCTGACGGGACGTGGACAGACGTGTCCTGCGTCG AGGAAGGCGAGGCCTGCTATGGAGAGGAGGAAACCGTCGTCTTTGACTTTGACCGAC TCGGCACCTGTGACCTCCCGGCCCCGCCGATCATGGGTTACTTTGTGGGAGTGAGCCCAGCCGACACGTACGGTCTGGGAGACTCGCTGACGGTGGAGTGTAATGCCGGGTTCCTGGCCGTGCCCACGAACGTCATCACGTGCCAAACGGACGGGACCTGGGGGCCGACTGTCAGCTGCTTTG ACGCAGACTTTCTTATGGCTGGACCAGTGATGATGGACATGGGTTTCGAAGAAG GTAAGCTTGATGAGGTGACCCCTCCCCCACTGGCGGTACCTGACAAGGTGTGTGCCTTCCCCATCACACCTGTCCACGGAAACATGCAG GTTAGCGGCATGAACATCGGAGCCACGGCTACATTCTGGTGTGATCCCGGCTTTAAACTGACCGGTGCAGGCACCCTCCACTGCGAAGACAAGGGGCAGACTACGGGATCCTGGTCGGATCTATACCCACTCTGCACTG AATCTGCTGAGCAAGCATTTGGCG GTGGGAACGACGAGGTGGTTTCTTTCACTCTCCAAACTCCCCCGAACAAGGTGTGCGCCTTCCCCATCACCCCAGCGCATGGGCACATGACG GTCACCGGCACTAATATCGGCGCCTCAGCCACCTTCTGGTGCGACGCAGGGTTCACTCTGACCGGTGAAGGCACCATCCACTGTGAAGACAAGGGGCTATCGACTGGATCATGGTCCGATCTATATCCTCGCTGTACCG cATCTGAGCAAGCCTTCGCAG GTGGACAAGAAGAGATCATCTTCGTCCCCGAGCAGCAGACGACCTGCGCGCTGCCCTCCCCGCCGCTGTTTGGCTACTTCCTGCTCCTGAACCCTCCCGCCGTCTCCGCCATGGGCGAGAGCCTCGTCATAGAATGCGACACCGGTTACGTCACGTCACCTTCCAACACCATCACCTGCCAGGAGGACGGGACCTGGGGACCAACAGTCAGCTGTGTCG ATGAAGACTCTAATCAAGCATTTGGAG GTGGAGACGAAGTGATCACTGCTCCCCCACTGGTGGTACCTGACAAGGTGTGCATGTTCCCCATCACACCCATGCACGGACACATGCAG GTTAGCGGCATGAAGATTGGCGACACGGTTACCTTCTGGTGCGACTCCGGCTTCTCTCTGATCGGTGCAGGCACCCTCCACTGTCAAGACAAGGGGCACTCGACTGGATCCTGGTCCGATTCCTTCCCTTTCTGCGCTG CTGACGCAGCCTTTGTCGCCGATGACGAGGTGTTCACCCTGCCGCCCCTGGTCCAGCCGGGGTGCCGCGACCCTGACATGGGGGACCGGTTCTACCTGGTGGGGCAGTCCTGGGGGAAGCACGTCCGCGGGGTCACCTACAGCTGCGAGTGTGAGGCCGACCAGCACTTCTCCTGCAGGGAGGGGTCCGGACTCGACTGGGCAG CCCTTGGATTTGACCTCCAGCATCCCCCACAAGCACAGG CCTTTGCAGCTGCCTCGCCGATGGTAGTGGAAGCGACCTCGGGATGTTTCGACCCGGACATGGGCCAGACTTACGATGCCGGCCGCCGCTGGGCCAAAGCTGTGCTCGGAGAGATCCAGGTGTGCCAGTGCCAGGGCGCAGGACGCGGGGGAGGCCGCATCTCCTGCCGTCTTGCTG GAGATGCTGACGTCAGGTCCGGACCGCTGCAACTCGACGCCTGCTACGACGAGGAGACCGGACAGGCCTATCTGGTCGGGCAGCACTGGATCAAGGGCCAACTGAATCAAGTCTGCAACTGCGTCCGGGGCGATCACATCATCTGCcaatag
- the LOC136422961 gene encoding propionyl-CoA carboxylase alpha chain, mitochondrial-like — protein MASYRFNLVKRVPQFSSSLYRIARRCCSIYTTPVDTNEPTFDKILIANRGEIACRVMQTCKRMGIKTVAIFSEADRHALHAQMADEAMYVGPAPSNQSYLVMDRIMDIIRKTGAQAVHPGYGFLSENKEFAKKLADEGVAFIGPPSGAIQAMGDKIESKLLAKDAKVNVIPGFDGVVKDADEAVQIANDIGYPVMIKASAGGGGKGMRIAWNDQEARDGFRLSSQEAASSFGDDRLLIEKFIDNPRHIEMQVLADSHGNALYLNERECSIQRRNQKVVEEAPSIFLDPDTRRAMGEQAVALARAVDYTSAGTVEFLVDSQKNFYFLEMNTRLQVEHPITECITGVDIVQQMIRVAKGHELTIKQSDIPIRGWAVECRVYAEDPYKSFGLPSIGWLSRYQEPTHLPKVRCDSGIQEGSEISMYYDPMISKLVTYGDNREEALQNMCRALDNYVIRGVTHNIPLLQEIIAHPRFVSGDINTKFLYEEYPDGFQGRQLSDAEQKEVAAMAACIYLRDQVRAGAFKNENRMPLQPVNPAAWDITAIVQGQEMPATVTENKDNFTVTIDGQTLTVNKDWSIAAAVLDATINGQQNTFQCISRKGDEIKLQYKGTVFKVEVLPKKATDYSHLMPEKPKVEASGEVRSPMAGSLVSISVQPGQDVAIGQEVCVIEAMKMQNSLTADRSGKVKAVHFETGTNVSEDDLILELE, from the exons ATGGCGAGTTACCGGTTCAATCTCGTCAAG CGAGTTCCACAGTTCAGCTCCTCCCTGTATAGAATTGCGAGACGATGTTGTTCCATCTACACAACACCTGTGGACACAAACGAACCT ACTTTTGACAAAATCCTTATTGCCAACAGAGGAGAGATAGCCTGCAGG GTAATGCAGACATGTAAACGAATGGGCATCAAAACTGTCGCCATCTTTAGTGAAGCTGACAGACATGCT CTCCATGCACAGATGGCTGATGAGGCCATGTATGTGGGCCCAGCTCCGTCCAACCAGAGCTACCTGGTCATGGATCGCATCATGGACATCATACGGAAAACTGGCGCCCAGGCT GTCCATCCGGGCTATGGCTTTCTGTCAGAGAACAAGGAGTTTGCCAAAAAACTT gCAGATGAGGGTGTGGCGTTTATCGGTCCTCCCTCCGGCGCCATCCAGGCCATGGGGGACAAGATTGAGAGTAAACTCCTGGCCAAGGACGCCAAGGTCAATGTCATCCCGGGCTTCGATGGTGTTGTCAAG GATGCAGATGAAGCTGTGCAAATTGCAAATGACATAG GTTACCCTGTAATGATCAAGGCTTCAGCCGGGGGAGGAGGAAAAGGCATGAGGATAGCATGGAACGACCAAGAGGCAAG AGATGGTTTCAGACTTTCTTCTCAAGAAGCTGCGTCTAGTTTTGGTGACGACCGTTTGTTGATAGAGAAGTTTATTGACAACCCCAGGCATATAGAGATGCAG GTTCTCGCTGACAGCCATGGCAATGCTCTGTACCTGAACGAGCGAGAATGCTCCATCCAGAGACGGAACCAGAAAGTGGTTGAAGAGGCTCCAAG TATATTCCTGGACCCAGACACAAGAAGAGCCATGGGGGAACAGGCGGTGGCACTGGCCAGGGCTGTAGATTACACGTCAGCTG GTACTGTTGAGTTTCTGGTGGATTCACAGAAGAACTTCTACTTTCTTGAGATGAATACAAGATTACAG GTGGAACATCCAATCACAGAGTGCATCACCGGAGTCGACATAGTTCAGCAAATGATCAGGGTTGCAAAAG GACATGAACTTACTATCAAACAGAGTGACATCCCCATCAGAGGCTGGGCAGTGGAGTGTCGAGTTTATgctgag GATCCCTACAAGTCTTTCGGTCTGCCATCAATAGGTTGGTTGTCAAGGTACCAGGAACCAACACATCTGCCTAAG GTGCGGTGTGACAGTGGCATCCAGGAAGGCAGTGAAATCAGCATGTACTACGACCCCATGATCTCTAAG TTGGTGACCTATGGAGACAACAGAGAAGAAGCTCTACAGAACATGTGCAGAGCTTTGGACAACTATGTCATCAGAG GGGTGACCCACAACATTCCTCTCCTCCAAGAGATCATCGCCCACCCGAGGTTTGTGTCTGGTGACATCAACACGAAATTTCTGTATGAAGAATACCCTGATGGCTTCCAAG GTCGGCAGTTGTCAGATGCTGAACAGAAGGAAGTAGCAGCCATGGCAGCTTGTATCTACCTACGGGACCAGGTCAGGGCAGGGGCcttcaaaaatgaaaacag AATGCCTCTCCAGCCAGTGAACCCTGCAGCCTGGGACATCACAGCTATTGTACAGGGACAGGAGATGCCAGCAACTGTCACAGAAAATAAGGATAACTTCACA GTAACAATAGATGGGCAGACCCTGACGGTGAACAAGGACTGGTCCATCGCAGCAGCTGTTCTGGACGCAACAATCAATGGCCAGCAGAACACATTTCAG TGCATCTCCAGGAAAGGAGATGAGATCAAGCTGCAATACAAGGGCACAGTG TTCAAAGTTGAGGTTCTGCCCAAAAAAGCCACAGACTATAGTCACTTGATGCCAGAGAAACCAAAG GTTGAGGCGAGTGGAGAAGTGAGGTCCCCCATGGCTGGTAGTCTGGTCTCTATCTCTGTACAACCAGGACAGGAC GTTGCCATCGGACAGGAGGTCTGTGTGATCGAGGCCATGAAGATGCAAAACAGCCTCACAGCTGACAGGAGTGGCAAG GTGAAGGCGGTACACTTTGAAACCGGGACCAACGTGTCAGAGGACGACTTGATATTGGAGCTAGAATAA
- the LOC136423406 gene encoding complement receptor type 2-like isoform X3: MLLLTCALLAAVGPLVSDADFLMAGPVMMDMGFEEGKLDEVTPPPLAVPDKVCAFPITPVHGNMQVSGMNIGATATFWCDPGFKLTGAGTLHCEDKGQTTGSWSDLYPLCTESAEQAFGGGNDEVVSFTLQTPPNKVCAFPITPAHGHMTVTGTNIGASATFWCDAGFTLTGEGTIHCEDKGLSTGSWSDLYPRCTASEQAFAGGQEEIIFVPEQQTTCALPSPPLFGYFLLLNPPAVSAMGESLVIECDTGYVTSPSNTITCQEDGTWGPTVSCVDEDSNQAFGGGDEVITAPPLVVPDKVCMFPITPMHGHMQVSGMKIGDTVTFWCDSGFSLIGAGTLHCQDKGHSTGSWSDSFPFCAADAAFVADDEVFTLPPLVQPGCRDPDMGDRFYLVGQSWGKHVRGVTYSCECEADQHFSCREGSGLDWAALGFDLQHPPQAQAFAAASPMVVEATSGCFDPDMGQTYDAGRRWAKAVLGEIQVCQCQGAGRGGGRISCRLAGDADVRSGPLQLDACYDEETGQAYLVGQHWIKGQLNQVCNCVRGDHIICQ, encoded by the exons ATGCTTTTGCTAACGTGCGCGTTGCTGGCGGCGGTAGGACCGCTTGTAAGCG ACGCAGACTTTCTTATGGCTGGACCAGTGATGATGGACATGGGTTTCGAAGAAG GTAAGCTTGATGAGGTGACCCCTCCCCCACTGGCGGTACCTGACAAGGTGTGTGCCTTCCCCATCACACCTGTCCACGGAAACATGCAG GTTAGCGGCATGAACATCGGAGCCACGGCTACATTCTGGTGTGATCCCGGCTTTAAACTGACCGGTGCAGGCACCCTCCACTGCGAAGACAAGGGGCAGACTACGGGATCCTGGTCGGATCTATACCCACTCTGCACTG AATCTGCTGAGCAAGCATTTGGCG GTGGGAACGACGAGGTGGTTTCTTTCACTCTCCAAACTCCCCCGAACAAGGTGTGCGCCTTCCCCATCACCCCAGCGCATGGGCACATGACG GTCACCGGCACTAATATCGGCGCCTCAGCCACCTTCTGGTGCGACGCAGGGTTCACTCTGACCGGTGAAGGCACCATCCACTGTGAAGACAAGGGGCTATCGACTGGATCATGGTCCGATCTATATCCTCGCTGTACCG cATCTGAGCAAGCCTTCGCAG GTGGACAAGAAGAGATCATCTTCGTCCCCGAGCAGCAGACGACCTGCGCGCTGCCCTCCCCGCCGCTGTTTGGCTACTTCCTGCTCCTGAACCCTCCCGCCGTCTCCGCCATGGGCGAGAGCCTCGTCATAGAATGCGACACCGGTTACGTCACGTCACCTTCCAACACCATCACCTGCCAGGAGGACGGGACCTGGGGACCAACAGTCAGCTGTGTCG ATGAAGACTCTAATCAAGCATTTGGAG GTGGAGACGAAGTGATCACTGCTCCCCCACTGGTGGTACCTGACAAGGTGTGCATGTTCCCCATCACACCCATGCACGGACACATGCAG GTTAGCGGCATGAAGATTGGCGACACGGTTACCTTCTGGTGCGACTCCGGCTTCTCTCTGATCGGTGCAGGCACCCTCCACTGTCAAGACAAGGGGCACTCGACTGGATCCTGGTCCGATTCCTTCCCTTTCTGCGCTG CTGACGCAGCCTTTGTCGCCGATGACGAGGTGTTCACCCTGCCGCCCCTGGTCCAGCCGGGGTGCCGCGACCCTGACATGGGGGACCGGTTCTACCTGGTGGGGCAGTCCTGGGGGAAGCACGTCCGCGGGGTCACCTACAGCTGCGAGTGTGAGGCCGACCAGCACTTCTCCTGCAGGGAGGGGTCCGGACTCGACTGGGCAG CCCTTGGATTTGACCTCCAGCATCCCCCACAAGCACAGG CCTTTGCAGCTGCCTCGCCGATGGTAGTGGAAGCGACCTCGGGATGTTTCGACCCGGACATGGGCCAGACTTACGATGCCGGCCGCCGCTGGGCCAAAGCTGTGCTCGGAGAGATCCAGGTGTGCCAGTGCCAGGGCGCAGGACGCGGGGGAGGCCGCATCTCCTGCCGTCTTGCTG GAGATGCTGACGTCAGGTCCGGACCGCTGCAACTCGACGCCTGCTACGACGAGGAGACCGGACAGGCCTATCTGGTCGGGCAGCACTGGATCAAGGGCCAACTGAATCAAGTCTGCAACTGCGTCCGGGGCGATCACATCATCTGCcaatag
- the LOC136423406 gene encoding complement component receptor 1-like protein isoform X2: MLLLTCALLAAVGPLVSGECTLPRPPRMGFFFDVNPRLRSSTGQTLKIECDTGFVPSPSDAMTCRADGTWTDVSCVDADFLMAGPVMMDMGFEEGKLDEVTPPPLAVPDKVCAFPITPVHGNMQVSGMNIGATATFWCDPGFKLTGAGTLHCEDKGQTTGSWSDLYPLCTESAEQAFGGGNDEVVSFTLQTPPNKVCAFPITPAHGHMTVTGTNIGASATFWCDAGFTLTGEGTIHCEDKGLSTGSWSDLYPRCTASEQAFAGGQEEIIFVPEQQTTCALPSPPLFGYFLLLNPPAVSAMGESLVIECDTGYVTSPSNTITCQEDGTWGPTVSCVDEDSNQAFGGGDEVITAPPLVVPDKVCMFPITPMHGHMQVSGMKIGDTVTFWCDSGFSLIGAGTLHCQDKGHSTGSWSDSFPFCAADAAFVADDEVFTLPPLVQPGCRDPDMGDRFYLVGQSWGKHVRGVTYSCECEADQHFSCREGSGLDWAALGFDLQHPPQAQAFAAASPMVVEATSGCFDPDMGQTYDAGRRWAKAVLGEIQVCQCQGAGRGGGRISCRLAGDADVRSGPLQLDACYDEETGQAYLVGQHWIKGQLNQVCNCVRGDHIICQ, translated from the exons ATGCTTTTGCTAACGTGCGCGTTGCTGGCGGCGGTAGGACCGCTTGTAAGCG GTGAGTGTACGCTCCCTCGCCCACCGAGGATGGGCTTCTTCTTCGACGTGAACCCGCGCCTGCGCTCTAGCACCGGGCAGACCCTGAAGATCGAGTGCGACACCGGGTTCGTGCCCTCGCCCTCTGACGCCATGACCTGTAGGGCTGACGGGACGTGGACAGACGTGTCCTGCGTCG ACGCAGACTTTCTTATGGCTGGACCAGTGATGATGGACATGGGTTTCGAAGAAG GTAAGCTTGATGAGGTGACCCCTCCCCCACTGGCGGTACCTGACAAGGTGTGTGCCTTCCCCATCACACCTGTCCACGGAAACATGCAG GTTAGCGGCATGAACATCGGAGCCACGGCTACATTCTGGTGTGATCCCGGCTTTAAACTGACCGGTGCAGGCACCCTCCACTGCGAAGACAAGGGGCAGACTACGGGATCCTGGTCGGATCTATACCCACTCTGCACTG AATCTGCTGAGCAAGCATTTGGCG GTGGGAACGACGAGGTGGTTTCTTTCACTCTCCAAACTCCCCCGAACAAGGTGTGCGCCTTCCCCATCACCCCAGCGCATGGGCACATGACG GTCACCGGCACTAATATCGGCGCCTCAGCCACCTTCTGGTGCGACGCAGGGTTCACTCTGACCGGTGAAGGCACCATCCACTGTGAAGACAAGGGGCTATCGACTGGATCATGGTCCGATCTATATCCTCGCTGTACCG cATCTGAGCAAGCCTTCGCAG GTGGACAAGAAGAGATCATCTTCGTCCCCGAGCAGCAGACGACCTGCGCGCTGCCCTCCCCGCCGCTGTTTGGCTACTTCCTGCTCCTGAACCCTCCCGCCGTCTCCGCCATGGGCGAGAGCCTCGTCATAGAATGCGACACCGGTTACGTCACGTCACCTTCCAACACCATCACCTGCCAGGAGGACGGGACCTGGGGACCAACAGTCAGCTGTGTCG ATGAAGACTCTAATCAAGCATTTGGAG GTGGAGACGAAGTGATCACTGCTCCCCCACTGGTGGTACCTGACAAGGTGTGCATGTTCCCCATCACACCCATGCACGGACACATGCAG GTTAGCGGCATGAAGATTGGCGACACGGTTACCTTCTGGTGCGACTCCGGCTTCTCTCTGATCGGTGCAGGCACCCTCCACTGTCAAGACAAGGGGCACTCGACTGGATCCTGGTCCGATTCCTTCCCTTTCTGCGCTG CTGACGCAGCCTTTGTCGCCGATGACGAGGTGTTCACCCTGCCGCCCCTGGTCCAGCCGGGGTGCCGCGACCCTGACATGGGGGACCGGTTCTACCTGGTGGGGCAGTCCTGGGGGAAGCACGTCCGCGGGGTCACCTACAGCTGCGAGTGTGAGGCCGACCAGCACTTCTCCTGCAGGGAGGGGTCCGGACTCGACTGGGCAG CCCTTGGATTTGACCTCCAGCATCCCCCACAAGCACAGG CCTTTGCAGCTGCCTCGCCGATGGTAGTGGAAGCGACCTCGGGATGTTTCGACCCGGACATGGGCCAGACTTACGATGCCGGCCGCCGCTGGGCCAAAGCTGTGCTCGGAGAGATCCAGGTGTGCCAGTGCCAGGGCGCAGGACGCGGGGGAGGCCGCATCTCCTGCCGTCTTGCTG GAGATGCTGACGTCAGGTCCGGACCGCTGCAACTCGACGCCTGCTACGACGAGGAGACCGGACAGGCCTATCTGGTCGGGCAGCACTGGATCAAGGGCCAACTGAATCAAGTCTGCAACTGCGTCCGGGGCGATCACATCATCTGCcaatag